A single window of Mycolicibacterium aurum DNA harbors:
- a CDS encoding nitrate/nitrite transporter, with protein MAISATPAAARTRDIEHWDPEDVEAWEGTGGGVPGKAVAKRNLIWSIVAEHVGFSVWSIWSVMVLFMPQDVYGIDAAGKFYLVAVPTLVGAFMRIPYTIAPAKFGGRNWTIVSALLLLIPTVLALYFMKNPASYTTYMVVAAFAGLGGGNFASSMTNINAFYPQRLKGWALGLNAGGGNIGVPVIQLIGLLVIATLGNTRPEIVCAIYLVAISVAAVGAAVYMDNLRNQKSNFGALVEAMRFKHSWVMSFLYIGTFGSFIGFSFAFGQVLQINYLAGGDTPAQASLHAAQIAFLGPLLGSISRPFGGKLADRVGGGKITLYVFVAMMFAAGILVGTGVLDDGAAGAPTGAQMIGYVAGFILLFILSGLGNGSTYKMIPSIFEAKAQSRDDLSRDEKAAWSRAMSGALIGFAGAVGALGGVFINIVLRASYVGDAKSATNAFWVFLAFYIVCAFVTWFVFLRLHEHRAHAGETIGRTSTPVPTG; from the coding sequence ATGGCAATCAGCGCGACTCCGGCGGCGGCCCGCACACGCGATATCGAACATTGGGACCCCGAAGACGTCGAGGCGTGGGAAGGCACCGGCGGCGGGGTCCCCGGAAAGGCGGTGGCGAAGCGGAATCTGATCTGGTCGATCGTCGCCGAGCACGTCGGCTTCTCGGTGTGGTCGATCTGGTCGGTCATGGTGCTGTTCATGCCGCAGGACGTCTACGGCATCGACGCCGCAGGCAAGTTCTACCTGGTCGCGGTGCCCACCCTGGTCGGGGCGTTCATGCGGATCCCGTACACGATCGCCCCCGCCAAGTTCGGTGGCCGCAATTGGACGATCGTCAGCGCGCTGCTGCTGCTCATCCCGACGGTGCTGGCGCTGTACTTCATGAAGAACCCCGCCTCCTACACCACCTACATGGTGGTGGCCGCCTTTGCGGGCCTCGGCGGCGGAAACTTCGCCTCCTCGATGACCAACATCAACGCGTTCTACCCGCAGCGGCTCAAGGGGTGGGCGCTGGGTCTCAATGCCGGCGGCGGGAACATCGGTGTGCCCGTCATCCAGCTCATCGGCCTGCTCGTCATCGCGACGCTGGGCAACACCCGCCCCGAGATCGTCTGTGCCATTTACCTTGTCGCGATCAGTGTCGCCGCCGTCGGCGCCGCCGTGTACATGGACAACCTGCGCAACCAGAAGTCGAACTTCGGTGCGCTCGTGGAGGCCATGCGCTTCAAGCACTCCTGGGTGATGAGCTTTCTGTACATCGGCACCTTCGGCTCCTTCATCGGCTTCTCGTTCGCGTTCGGTCAGGTGCTGCAGATCAACTACCTCGCAGGCGGGGACACGCCCGCACAGGCCTCGCTGCACGCTGCGCAGATCGCGTTCCTCGGGCCGCTTCTCGGCTCGATCTCCCGGCCGTTCGGCGGCAAGCTCGCCGACCGTGTCGGCGGAGGCAAGATCACGCTCTACGTGTTCGTCGCGATGATGTTCGCCGCAGGAATACTCGTGGGGACCGGGGTCCTGGACGACGGAGCGGCAGGTGCGCCCACCGGCGCGCAGATGATCGGCTACGTTGCCGGGTTCATACTGCTGTTCATCCTGTCCGGGCTGGGTAACGGATCGACCTACAAGATGATCCCGTCGATCTTCGAAGCCAAGGCCCAGAGCCGCGACGACCTCAGCCGCGACGAGAAGGCGGCGTGGTCTCGCGCGATGTCGGGGGCGTTGATCGGATTTGCCGGCGCGGTCGGCGCACTCGGCGGCGTGTTCATCAACATCGTGTTGCGGGCCTCCTACGTCGGCGATGCCAAGTCGGCGACCAACGCATTCTGGGTTTTCCTCGCGTTCTACATCGTGTGCGCATTCGTCACCTGGTTCGTGTTCCTGCGGCTGCACGAGCACCGCGCGCATGCCGGAGAGACGATCGGGCGCACGTCCACGCCGGTGCCCACCGGATAG
- the nirB gene encoding nitrite reductase large subunit NirB, protein MAQHLVVVGNGMAGIRALEEIIARGGRDHFEITVFGDEPYGNYNRILLSNVLAGVDDPTEIYLNTLDWYADNGIDLRAGVRVVRIDTFAHLVHADDGTTLHYDKVILATGSRSFFPPMAGLWSDDKTLADGVFGFRTLDDTATMIAEAANRTKAVVIGGGLLGLEAARGLQSRGMTVDVVHAGPTLMNAQLDDPAGAILRKSVEDLGIGVHTERRTTEVIVRDDGRLEGIVFSDGTRLDCDMLVIAAGIRPNIGLAQRAGLTVERAIVTDDHMRSVDDDDVYVVGECAQHRGQVYGLVAPLWEQARVLADHLTGADAAAAYHGSRVATKLKVAGVDVASMGVKAPEHPDDEFVQYSEPKHGVYKTIVIRDGKLVGATLVGDVSKVSFLTQAFDSGLPLPDERVALLFDIGTPDVGVGVAELADDAQVCNCNGVSKGALVACVQGGETSVSNVMAKTKAGKGCGSCKELVCQVVEWAAGGAVTEDPSASWYVPGVPYDKPTLMHHIRELELHSVSSVFAALAPDGKEDAGSKMALASLLEMMWADQFVDERDARFINDRVHANIQRDGTFSVVPQMKGGVTTAGQLRKIADVAEKYEIPMIKLTGGQRIDLLGVPKEHLPSVWADLDMPSGYAYGKSFRTVKTCVGSDFCRYGVGDSTALGIAIEERFQGLASPAKMKLAVTGCPRNCAEALCKDLGVVAVDGGRWEIYVGGAAGAHIRKGDLLATVEDAQTVMTLTGRFLQYYRESANWLERTYKWVPRVGIDHLRAVLVDEPDDAFIAGLDARMQKSVDAYRDPWQDGREPASVGQFKSSLPLLPLPQVPVR, encoded by the coding sequence ATGGCCCAGCATCTTGTGGTCGTCGGCAACGGTATGGCCGGTATCCGCGCCCTCGAGGAGATCATCGCGAGGGGCGGGCGGGACCACTTTGAGATCACCGTCTTCGGCGACGAACCGTACGGTAATTACAACCGGATTCTGCTCTCCAACGTGCTCGCCGGAGTCGATGACCCGACCGAGATCTACCTCAACACCCTCGACTGGTATGCGGACAACGGGATCGATCTGCGCGCAGGTGTGCGGGTGGTCCGCATCGACACCTTCGCGCACCTGGTGCACGCCGATGACGGGACCACACTGCACTACGACAAGGTGATCCTGGCGACCGGCAGCCGCTCGTTCTTTCCCCCGATGGCGGGCCTGTGGTCCGACGACAAGACGCTGGCGGACGGTGTCTTCGGATTCCGCACGCTCGACGACACGGCGACGATGATCGCCGAGGCGGCCAACCGCACGAAGGCGGTCGTGATCGGCGGTGGGCTGCTCGGTCTGGAAGCCGCGCGCGGGCTGCAGAGCCGCGGGATGACCGTCGACGTCGTCCATGCCGGGCCGACTCTGATGAACGCTCAACTCGACGACCCGGCGGGCGCCATCCTGCGTAAGTCGGTGGAAGATCTGGGAATCGGTGTGCACACCGAGAGGCGCACCACCGAGGTGATCGTCCGCGACGACGGCAGACTCGAAGGGATCGTCTTCTCCGACGGGACACGCCTGGACTGCGACATGCTGGTGATCGCGGCGGGCATCCGACCCAATATCGGTCTGGCGCAACGCGCGGGGCTGACCGTCGAGCGTGCGATCGTCACCGACGACCACATGCGTTCGGTGGACGACGACGACGTGTATGTCGTCGGCGAGTGCGCCCAGCATCGCGGGCAGGTGTACGGCCTGGTGGCACCACTGTGGGAACAGGCCAGAGTGCTCGCCGACCACCTCACCGGAGCCGATGCCGCGGCGGCCTACCACGGGTCACGCGTGGCCACGAAACTCAAGGTGGCCGGCGTCGACGTCGCCTCGATGGGCGTGAAGGCGCCCGAGCATCCCGACGACGAGTTCGTCCAGTACTCCGAACCCAAGCACGGCGTGTACAAGACGATCGTGATCCGGGACGGAAAGCTGGTGGGCGCAACCCTTGTCGGCGACGTGTCCAAGGTGTCGTTCCTGACCCAGGCGTTCGACAGCGGCCTGCCGCTACCCGATGAACGGGTCGCGTTGCTGTTCGACATCGGCACGCCGGATGTCGGTGTCGGTGTCGCCGAGCTGGCCGACGACGCCCAGGTCTGCAACTGCAACGGCGTGTCCAAGGGCGCGTTGGTGGCCTGCGTACAGGGTGGCGAAACGTCGGTCAGCAATGTGATGGCAAAGACCAAGGCCGGCAAGGGGTGCGGCTCGTGCAAAGAACTGGTCTGCCAGGTGGTCGAGTGGGCGGCCGGGGGCGCCGTCACCGAGGATCCGTCTGCGTCGTGGTACGTGCCCGGGGTGCCGTATGACAAGCCGACACTCATGCACCACATCCGTGAGCTCGAACTGCACTCCGTGTCCTCGGTGTTCGCTGCGCTCGCACCCGACGGCAAGGAGGACGCCGGATCGAAGATGGCGCTGGCGTCGCTGCTGGAGATGATGTGGGCCGACCAGTTCGTCGACGAGCGCGACGCCCGCTTCATCAACGACCGCGTCCACGCCAATATCCAGCGCGACGGCACCTTCTCGGTGGTGCCACAGATGAAGGGCGGTGTCACCACCGCCGGCCAGCTGCGCAAGATCGCCGATGTCGCCGAGAAGTATGAGATCCCGATGATCAAGCTGACCGGTGGGCAGCGCATTGACCTGCTCGGGGTGCCCAAGGAGCACCTGCCCTCGGTCTGGGCCGATCTCGACATGCCGTCGGGCTACGCGTACGGCAAGAGCTTCCGCACCGTGAAAACCTGTGTGGGCAGCGACTTCTGCCGCTACGGCGTCGGCGACTCGACAGCGCTGGGAATCGCGATCGAGGAGCGGTTCCAGGGGCTGGCCAGCCCGGCGAAGATGAAGCTGGCCGTCACCGGGTGCCCACGCAACTGCGCGGAGGCGCTCTGCAAGGACCTCGGGGTTGTCGCGGTGGACGGAGGCCGCTGGGAGATCTACGTCGGAGGGGCGGCCGGAGCGCATATCCGCAAGGGCGACCTGCTCGCCACCGTCGAGGATGCGCAGACCGTGATGACGCTGACCGGGCGCTTCCTGCAGTACTACCGTGAGAGCGCGAACTGGCTTGAGCGCACGTACAAATGGGTGCCTCGGGTGGGCATCGACCATCTCCGGGCCGTCCTCGTCGACGAGCCCGACGACGCCTTCATCGCCGGGCTGGACGCCAGGATGCAGAAGTCGGTGGACGCCTACCGCGATCCGTGGCAGGACGGCCGCGAACCGGCGTCGGTAGGGCAGTTCAAGTCGTCGTTGCCGCTGC